One Amycolatopsis sp. NBC_00355 genomic window carries:
- a CDS encoding carbohydrate ABC transporter permease has protein sequence MKVLKRPAPVAPPPSTPARKRRRPLLPYGLLVPAVVVLGLVLGYPLVRLLLISVQEYGLRALFTGTAGWAGWDNYAAVLGDDQLVPVLLRSIGFCAALVTGTLVIGLGVALMLRRLGRRMRVAVTMSLIAAWALPNVASTLVWQWLFQPGYGVVNWLLSRLGLGDFTQHDWTTTPASAFTLVWLLVVWQSVPFVALTLHAGLTQIPRSYYEAATLDGAGPWRVHLSITWPFLQPILGLVTILSVIWDFTVFNQIWILTQGGPGQGTTTLGIWTFTRAFSTNSFGQGAAIAVVSVLLLLAMTIVYVRRLVRAGEDF, from the coding sequence GTGAAGGTCCTGAAGCGGCCCGCGCCGGTCGCGCCGCCACCATCCACGCCCGCCCGGAAACGCCGCCGCCCGCTGCTGCCCTACGGCCTGCTAGTGCCCGCCGTCGTCGTCCTCGGGCTGGTGCTGGGGTATCCGCTGGTCCGGCTGCTGCTGATCTCGGTCCAGGAGTACGGCCTGCGCGCGCTGTTCACCGGCACGGCGGGCTGGGCCGGCTGGGACAACTACGCCGCGGTGCTCGGCGACGACCAGCTGGTGCCGGTGCTGCTGCGCAGTATCGGGTTCTGCGCGGCCTTGGTCACCGGGACGCTCGTGATCGGCCTCGGCGTCGCGCTGATGCTGCGGCGGCTCGGGCGCCGGATGCGGGTCGCGGTCACGATGAGCCTGATCGCGGCGTGGGCGCTGCCGAACGTGGCGTCCACGCTGGTCTGGCAGTGGCTCTTCCAGCCGGGCTACGGCGTGGTGAACTGGCTCCTGTCGCGGCTGGGCCTCGGCGACTTCACCCAGCACGACTGGACGACGACCCCGGCGTCGGCGTTCACCCTCGTGTGGCTGCTGGTGGTGTGGCAGTCGGTGCCGTTCGTGGCGCTCACCCTGCACGCCGGGCTGACGCAGATCCCCCGCTCGTACTACGAAGCGGCCACTTTGGACGGTGCCGGGCCGTGGCGGGTGCACCTGAGCATCACCTGGCCGTTCCTGCAGCCGATCCTCGGCCTGGTCACGATCCTCTCGGTCATCTGGGACTTCACCGTGTTCAACCAGATCTGGATCCTCACCCAGGGCGGCCCCGGCCAGGGCACGACGACGCTCGGGATCTGGACGTTCACCCGCGCCTTCAGCACCAACTCCTTCGGCCAGGGCGCGGCGATCGCCGTCGTCTCGGTCCTGTTGCTGCTGGCCATGACCATCGTGTACGTGCGCCGCCTGGTGCGGGCGGGAGAGGACTTCTGA
- a CDS encoding extracellular solute-binding protein, translated as MNRRSLAAVTGTLTLTLALTACGSSPEPAAAPGGGQLTVWLMNGDLSDQATAAINTAFEKATGAKVTVQIQEWDNINTKISTALAQDTTPDVIEIGNTDVSLFAANGALTDLTAHRDDLAAGQTWLPGLAGPATVDGKSYAAPLFAGNRAVIYDKQLWADAGVTAPPTTFTELTADLDKIKAKHPEPGFSAFHFPGQYWYGALQFVWDAGGELATQSGGKWAGALESPAAQRGLQAWKDFQAAYSTPASRNVDTKAPDQAAMFAAGGAGAILDTSVNTVLKNKPELKDRLGTFPFPSATPGKSQPVFLGGSDLGIAAKSKNQDLALAYLKAAASPAVQRDAIVGIDGWTPVSPQIIDQVTPTLPPVRAAFYAAAKSSGTTPATPGWATIESDKSVNTFFADIATGRKSVADAARDFDAHLSQALNTTQ; from the coding sequence GTGAACAGACGCTCCCTTGCCGCCGTGACCGGCACGCTCACCCTCACTCTCGCGCTCACCGCCTGCGGCTCCTCTCCCGAACCGGCCGCGGCGCCGGGTGGCGGGCAGCTCACCGTGTGGCTGATGAACGGCGACCTGAGCGACCAGGCCACCGCCGCGATCAACACCGCGTTCGAGAAGGCCACCGGCGCGAAGGTGACCGTGCAGATCCAAGAGTGGGACAACATCAACACCAAGATCAGCACGGCGCTCGCGCAGGACACCACGCCGGACGTGATCGAGATCGGCAACACCGATGTCTCGCTGTTCGCCGCCAACGGCGCGCTGACCGACCTGACCGCGCACCGCGACGACCTCGCCGCGGGCCAGACCTGGCTGCCCGGCCTGGCCGGACCGGCCACAGTGGACGGGAAGAGCTACGCCGCGCCGCTGTTCGCCGGCAACCGCGCGGTGATCTACGACAAGCAGCTCTGGGCCGACGCCGGGGTCACCGCGCCGCCGACGACGTTCACCGAGCTGACCGCGGACCTCGACAAGATCAAGGCCAAGCACCCGGAACCGGGCTTCTCGGCCTTCCACTTCCCCGGGCAGTACTGGTACGGCGCGCTGCAGTTCGTCTGGGACGCCGGTGGCGAGCTGGCCACGCAGTCCGGCGGCAAGTGGGCCGGCGCGCTCGAATCGCCCGCCGCGCAGCGGGGACTCCAGGCGTGGAAGGACTTCCAGGCCGCGTACTCGACGCCCGCGTCGCGCAACGTCGACACCAAGGCACCCGACCAGGCCGCGATGTTCGCCGCCGGGGGCGCCGGGGCCATCCTCGACACCAGCGTGAACACCGTGCTGAAGAACAAGCCCGAGCTGAAGGACCGCCTCGGCACTTTCCCCTTCCCCAGCGCGACGCCGGGCAAGAGCCAGCCGGTGTTCCTCGGCGGGTCCGACCTCGGGATCGCCGCGAAGAGCAAGAACCAGGACCTCGCGCTCGCCTACCTGAAGGCCGCGGCGAGCCCGGCCGTGCAGCGCGACGCGATCGTCGGCATCGACGGCTGGACGCCGGTGTCCCCGCAGATCATCGACCAGGTGACGCCGACGCTGCCGCCGGTGCGGGCCGCGTTCTACGCCGCCGCGAAGTCGAGCGGCACCACGCCGGCCACCCCGGGCTGGGCGACCATCGAGAGCGACAAGTCCGTCAACACCTTCTTCGCCGACATCGCCACCGGCCGCAAGTCCGTGGCCGACGCGGCGCGGGACTTCGACGCCCACCTGAGCCAGGCGCTCAACACCACCCAGTGA
- a CDS encoding 3'-5' exonuclease, giving the protein MAAAPLLNVVDVEATCWAGAPPPGQSAEIIEIGLTVVDPARRARLDRHRILVRPERSAVGAFCTELTGLTQADVDAGVSFAEACAILAAEHATTRRGWASWGDYDRRQFERQCAADPAAYPFGLRHLNAKALFARAYHLARPVGMDRALAIAGLPLEGRHHRGDDDAWNISALVLHLIGRGGWPRPPQK; this is encoded by the coding sequence ATGGCGGCCGCTCCTCTGCTCAATGTCGTCGATGTCGAGGCGACGTGCTGGGCGGGTGCGCCGCCGCCCGGGCAGTCGGCCGAGATCATCGAGATCGGGCTGACCGTCGTCGACCCGGCGCGGCGGGCCCGGCTCGACCGGCACCGGATCCTGGTGCGTCCGGAACGCTCGGCCGTCGGCGCGTTCTGCACCGAGCTGACCGGGCTCACCCAAGCCGACGTCGACGCCGGTGTCAGCTTCGCGGAGGCGTGCGCGATCCTCGCCGCCGAGCACGCGACGACCCGGCGCGGCTGGGCGAGCTGGGGCGACTACGACCGCCGTCAGTTCGAGCGCCAGTGCGCGGCCGACCCGGCCGCCTACCCCTTCGGCCTGCGTCACCTCAACGCGAAGGCCCTCTTCGCGCGCGCCTACCACCTGGCCCGGCCGGTCGGGATGGATCGCGCGCTGGCCATCGCCGGGCTCCCCCTCGAAGGCCGGCACCACCGCGGGGACGACGACGCGTGGAACATCTCGGCGCTCGTGCTGCACCTCATCGGCCGCGGTGGCTGGCCGCGGCCTCCCCAGAAGTGA
- a CDS encoding acyl-ACP desaturase — translation MPVPESTRLMFELEGTVEENLNRHLAAAQEWMPHEYVPWSQGRDFADLGGQAWDPEQSRVTPIARTALEVNLLTEDNLPSYHREIERAFGRDGAWGTWVHRWTAEEGRHGIAIRDYLLVTRAVDPVELERMRMETMQAGYETGDKPLLHVCAYVSFQELATRLSHRNTGRYTQDPLAEKLLARVSTDENLHMVFYRNLVKAALEISPDAMVRAITDEVVDFAMPGAVIPSFVRKAALIAKAGIYDLRIHHDDVVMPLLRYWKIFDLTGLGEVGETARQELADFLKTLDAQASRFEERRDAAAARAAARGLPAI, via the coding sequence ATGCCGGTCCCCGAAAGCACGCGCCTGATGTTCGAGCTGGAGGGCACGGTCGAGGAAAACCTCAACCGCCACCTCGCGGCCGCTCAGGAGTGGATGCCGCACGAGTACGTCCCGTGGAGCCAGGGGCGTGACTTCGCCGACCTGGGCGGACAGGCGTGGGACCCGGAGCAGTCGCGGGTGACGCCGATCGCGCGGACCGCGCTCGAGGTCAACCTCCTCACCGAGGACAACCTCCCCAGCTACCACCGCGAGATCGAGCGCGCCTTCGGCCGCGACGGCGCCTGGGGCACCTGGGTGCACCGCTGGACGGCCGAGGAGGGCCGCCACGGCATCGCCATCCGCGACTACCTGCTCGTGACGCGCGCGGTCGACCCGGTCGAGCTCGAGCGGATGCGCATGGAGACCATGCAGGCCGGGTACGAGACCGGCGACAAGCCGCTGCTGCACGTCTGCGCGTACGTGTCGTTCCAGGAGCTCGCGACGCGCCTGTCCCACCGCAACACCGGCCGTTACACGCAGGACCCGCTGGCCGAGAAGCTGCTCGCCCGGGTGTCCACGGACGAGAACCTGCACATGGTCTTCTACCGCAACCTGGTCAAGGCCGCGCTGGAGATCTCGCCCGACGCCATGGTCCGCGCGATCACCGACGAGGTCGTCGACTTCGCGATGCCGGGCGCGGTCATCCCCAGCTTCGTCCGCAAGGCGGCGCTGATCGCCAAGGCGGGCATCTACGACCTGCGCATCCACCACGACGACGTCGTGATGCCGCTGCTGCGCTACTGGAAGATCTTCGACCTGACGGGCCTCGGCGAGGTCGGCGAGACGGCGCGCCAGGAGCTGGCGGACTTCCTCAAGACCCTCGACGCCCAGGCGTCCCGCTTCGAGGAACGCCGCGACGCCGCTGCCGCACGGGCCGCAGCTCGCGGGTTGCCGGCGATCTGA
- a CDS encoding LacI family DNA-binding transcriptional regulator, which translates to MAERTRTGERQPSLADVAGLAGVSHMTVSRVVNESGPVHPDTRVRVLAAVQKLGYRPNSAARTLVTGRSGTLGVVALESNLYGPASTLYGIENAAREAGYGVAICSVGRPGRSSIADAVENLRRQAVEGIVVIAPHVTAGRALDAAPADIPVIAVGGGEAAPVPVISVDQYDGARRATEHLLALGHKTVWHLAGPEDWLEARDRERGWRETLERHDLRVPAVVRGDWSPRSGYEAGRALAGKRGLGAVFSANDQMALGLLRAFTEAGLRVPADVHVAGFDDVPEAAYFSPPLTTLRQDFIEVGRRTFGLLEARMAGGDIGARHLVAAELIVRESTGPR; encoded by the coding sequence GTGGCGGAACGGACGCGGACGGGGGAGCGCCAGCCGAGCCTGGCCGACGTCGCGGGCCTGGCGGGGGTCTCGCACATGACGGTCTCCCGGGTGGTCAACGAGAGCGGGCCGGTGCACCCGGACACCCGCGTCCGGGTGCTGGCCGCCGTCCAGAAGCTCGGCTACCGGCCCAACTCGGCCGCCCGGACGCTGGTCACGGGCCGGTCCGGCACCCTCGGCGTCGTCGCGCTGGAGTCCAACCTCTACGGCCCGGCGAGCACCCTCTACGGCATCGAGAACGCCGCCCGCGAGGCCGGTTACGGCGTCGCGATCTGCAGCGTCGGCCGTCCCGGGCGGTCGTCCATCGCCGACGCGGTGGAGAACCTGCGGCGTCAGGCCGTCGAAGGCATCGTGGTCATCGCCCCGCACGTGACGGCGGGCCGCGCCCTGGACGCCGCGCCCGCGGACATCCCGGTGATCGCGGTCGGCGGCGGCGAGGCCGCGCCGGTGCCGGTGATCTCCGTCGACCAGTACGACGGCGCCCGCCGCGCGACCGAACACCTCCTGGCCCTGGGCCACAAGACGGTCTGGCACCTCGCCGGACCCGAGGACTGGCTCGAGGCGCGGGACCGCGAACGCGGCTGGCGCGAGACCCTCGAACGCCACGACCTGCGGGTCCCCGCGGTGGTCCGCGGCGACTGGAGCCCGCGGTCGGGCTACGAGGCCGGCCGGGCGCTCGCGGGAAAACGCGGGCTCGGCGCCGTCTTCTCGGCCAACGACCAGATGGCCCTGGGCCTGCTGCGCGCGTTCACCGAGGCCGGCCTGCGGGTCCCGGCGGACGTCCACGTCGCCGGCTTCGACGACGTCCCCGAGGCGGCGTACTTCTCCCCGCCGCTGACGACACTCCGCCAGGACTTCATCGAGGTCGGCCGCCGCACGTTCGGGCTGCTGGAAGCCCGCATGGCGGGCGGCGACATCGGCGCGCGCCACCTCGTGGCCGCCGAGCTGATCGTGCGGGAGAGCACCGGCCCGCGCTGA
- a CDS encoding beta-galactosidase: protein MRTVRTLFAALLSVVFALAGVLVPQQASAAPPPAKANHTVTYDGYSFLVDGNRTYLWSGEFHSYRLPSPDLWLDIFQKMKAAGFNATSLYFDWGYHSPRQGVYDFTGVRDLDKLLDMAQQAGLYVIARPGPYINAEVDGGGFPTWLSTTPGHTRSADPVYLKYSDEWQTRIDRIIARHQLTNGTGSVLAYQVENEYYNGDADGRAYMKHLEDKAHADGITVPLVGNNNGTFNAGEAALDVDAADSYPQGFDCSNPEKWNGVPDISYDHVPGKPLITAEFQGGAFDPWGGPGYAKCAQLINDKFANVFYKQNIAVGATGQSFYMLHGGTSWGWSAIPQNYTSYDYGAAITEARQYDPKYTEDKLIGYFTQSVAPLTKTEGLAAAPLTDPALTDTARINPDTRTQFHTLRHTDSTSNAKNTTSLALDLAARAGYSYDDRATEVGYTGTWTHAGPEVDYTGGDYQHTESFSEVTGDSVSIPFTGAGIRWVTSKDPSHGIADVYLDDVKVSTVDLYAASKQNQVTGYEVRGLPAGAHTLKIAVTGQKNAQATGPFVVVDAVDLLSASTDYYPVVPQQPGTGLTLDGRQSKIVVAGYDLGQTRLQYSTSEIMTSATIGGRDLAVLYGDHGGPGETVLRFAQQPKVQVLDGAATSTWDAARGDLRLNYAHDGLTRVLVSAPGKKPLLLLLADKATAGTFWRQDTAAGPVLVRGTDLLRTATAGPGRLDLTGDTGTDGAFEVFGPGNVTWNGQPVNTRPTSSDSRTGTLPTAKPVTLPALTGWKHQQESPESAPGFDDSAWPVADKTTTNSSTALGTKPVLFADDYGFHTGNTWYRGRFTGDGKQSGITLNSQSGGPAGAFSAWLNGVFLGSSTTQQHTFTFPAGALRPGENEISVLTVNMGHEEDYGAANGSKAARGLTSARLTGSALTSVTWRLQGVRGGEQGLDTVRGPLNTGGLYGERAGWSLPGFPDAGWKPATLPAKDSAPGVSWYRTTANLDLPRGQDTSLGLTITDDPGRQYRALLFVNGWQLGQYVNYLGPQHSFPIPNGILNPNGRNTIAVAVWNLDGSTGGLGNLTWTNYGSHRSPLSVRQNASPGYDGRYAMPPAPTAAVSLAVPDTATAGQSFTASATVRVPAGAPPASEVRPVLTAPAGWTVGAAAPPSVARIDGGASATFTWPVTAPATMDTSALTVRVGYRQAGRPGTVTDERIVGAVPAAPPAGQDAVSDLPFLTAANGWGPVERDTSNGEANAGDGKPMTIAGTAYAKGLGVHAPGDVQLYLAGACTRLTASVGVDGEVGTAGSVSFSVSVDGTTRVTTPVLRGGQAAASIDVDVTGAQVLDLLVNDGGDGNGNDHADWAQPTLTCVTPPAR from the coding sequence ATGCGCACCGTCCGGACGCTGTTCGCCGCCCTGCTTTCGGTCGTCTTCGCACTCGCCGGGGTGCTCGTCCCGCAGCAGGCGTCCGCGGCGCCGCCACCGGCGAAGGCGAACCACACCGTCACCTACGACGGCTACTCCTTCCTGGTCGACGGGAACCGGACGTACCTCTGGTCGGGGGAGTTCCACTCCTACCGCCTGCCCAGCCCCGACCTGTGGCTCGACATCTTCCAGAAGATGAAGGCCGCCGGCTTCAACGCGACGTCGCTCTACTTCGACTGGGGCTACCACTCGCCCCGCCAGGGCGTCTACGACTTCACCGGCGTCCGCGACCTCGACAAGCTGCTCGACATGGCCCAGCAGGCCGGGCTCTACGTCATCGCGCGGCCCGGGCCCTACATCAACGCCGAGGTCGACGGCGGCGGCTTCCCGACCTGGCTGTCCACCACGCCCGGGCACACCCGCAGCGCCGACCCGGTCTACCTGAAGTACTCCGACGAGTGGCAGACCCGGATCGACCGGATCATCGCGCGCCACCAGCTGACCAACGGCACCGGCAGCGTGCTCGCCTACCAGGTCGAGAACGAGTACTACAACGGCGACGCCGACGGCCGCGCCTACATGAAGCACCTCGAGGACAAAGCCCACGCCGACGGCATCACGGTTCCCTTGGTGGGCAACAACAACGGCACCTTCAACGCCGGCGAAGCCGCACTCGACGTCGATGCCGCCGACTCCTACCCGCAGGGCTTCGACTGCTCCAACCCGGAGAAGTGGAACGGCGTCCCGGACATCAGCTACGACCACGTGCCCGGGAAACCGCTGATCACCGCCGAGTTCCAGGGCGGCGCGTTCGACCCGTGGGGCGGCCCCGGGTACGCGAAGTGCGCGCAGCTGATCAACGACAAGTTCGCGAACGTCTTCTACAAGCAGAACATCGCGGTCGGCGCCACCGGCCAGAGCTTCTACATGCTGCACGGCGGCACGTCCTGGGGCTGGAGCGCGATCCCGCAGAACTACACCTCCTACGACTACGGCGCGGCGATCACCGAAGCCCGCCAGTACGACCCGAAGTACACCGAGGACAAGCTGATCGGCTACTTCACGCAGTCCGTCGCCCCGCTGACGAAGACCGAAGGCCTCGCCGCGGCGCCGCTGACCGACCCGGCGCTCACCGACACCGCCCGGATCAACCCGGACACCCGCACCCAGTTCCACACCCTGCGCCACACCGATTCGACGTCGAACGCGAAGAACACCACGAGCCTCGCGCTCGACCTCGCCGCCCGCGCCGGCTACAGCTACGACGACCGCGCGACGGAGGTCGGCTACACCGGCACCTGGACCCACGCCGGGCCCGAGGTCGACTACACCGGCGGCGACTACCAGCACACGGAGTCGTTCTCCGAGGTCACCGGCGACAGCGTGAGCATCCCGTTCACCGGTGCCGGCATCCGCTGGGTCACCTCGAAGGACCCGAGCCACGGGATCGCCGACGTCTACCTCGACGACGTCAAGGTCAGCACCGTCGACCTCTACGCGGCGAGCAAGCAGAACCAGGTCACCGGCTACGAGGTGCGCGGCCTGCCCGCCGGGGCGCACACGCTCAAGATCGCCGTCACCGGGCAGAAGAACGCCCAGGCGACCGGGCCGTTCGTCGTCGTGGACGCCGTCGACCTGCTCTCGGCGAGCACCGACTACTACCCGGTCGTGCCGCAGCAGCCCGGCACCGGCCTCACGCTCGACGGCCGCCAGTCCAAGATCGTCGTCGCCGGCTACGACCTCGGGCAGACGCGGCTGCAGTACTCGACGTCCGAGATCATGACGTCCGCGACGATCGGCGGCCGCGACCTCGCGGTGCTCTACGGCGACCACGGCGGGCCGGGCGAAACCGTCCTGCGGTTCGCGCAGCAGCCGAAGGTGCAGGTCCTCGACGGCGCCGCGACCAGCACCTGGGACGCCGCCCGCGGCGACCTCCGGCTGAACTACGCCCACGACGGCCTGACCCGGGTTCTCGTCAGCGCGCCGGGCAAGAAGCCGCTGCTCCTGCTGCTCGCGGACAAGGCGACGGCCGGGACGTTCTGGCGGCAGGACACCGCGGCCGGTCCGGTGCTCGTCCGCGGCACCGACCTGCTGCGCACCGCGACGGCCGGACCCGGCCGGCTCGACCTGACCGGCGACACCGGCACCGACGGCGCGTTCGAGGTCTTCGGCCCTGGGAACGTCACTTGGAACGGGCAGCCCGTGAACACCCGGCCGACGTCCAGCGACAGCCGCACGGGCACCCTGCCGACGGCGAAACCGGTGACCCTGCCCGCCCTGACCGGCTGGAAACACCAGCAGGAGTCGCCGGAAAGCGCACCCGGCTTCGACGACTCGGCGTGGCCGGTCGCCGACAAGACCACCACCAACAGCAGCACCGCGCTCGGCACCAAACCGGTGCTCTTCGCCGACGACTACGGCTTCCACACCGGCAACACGTGGTACCGCGGCCGTTTCACCGGCGACGGCAAGCAGTCCGGCATCACGCTGAACAGCCAGAGCGGCGGGCCGGCGGGCGCGTTCTCGGCGTGGCTGAACGGCGTCTTCCTGGGCAGTTCGACGACCCAGCAGCACACGTTCACCTTCCCGGCCGGTGCGCTGCGGCCGGGGGAGAACGAGATCTCCGTGCTGACCGTGAACATGGGCCACGAAGAGGATTACGGCGCGGCCAACGGCAGCAAGGCCGCGCGCGGCCTGACGTCGGCGCGGCTGACCGGGTCCGCGCTGACGTCGGTGACCTGGCGGCTGCAGGGCGTCCGCGGTGGGGAGCAGGGCCTCGACACCGTGCGCGGCCCGCTCAACACGGGCGGCCTGTACGGCGAGCGGGCGGGGTGGTCGCTGCCCGGTTTCCCGGACGCGGGCTGGAAGCCGGCGACACTGCCGGCGAAGGACAGCGCGCCGGGCGTCTCGTGGTACCGGACCACCGCGAACCTCGACCTGCCGCGCGGCCAGGACACCTCGCTCGGCCTGACGATCACCGACGACCCGGGGCGGCAGTACCGGGCGCTGCTGTTCGTCAACGGGTGGCAGCTCGGCCAGTACGTCAACTACCTGGGGCCGCAGCACAGCTTCCCGATCCCGAACGGGATCCTGAATCCCAACGGCCGCAACACGATCGCCGTCGCGGTGTGGAACCTGGACGGCAGCACGGGCGGGCTCGGGAACCTCACCTGGACGAACTACGGTTCGCACCGGTCGCCGTTGTCGGTGCGGCAGAACGCGTCGCCCGGCTACGACGGCCGGTACGCGATGCCGCCGGCACCCACGGCCGCGGTCTCGCTGGCGGTGCCGGACACCGCGACGGCGGGGCAGTCGTTCACGGCTTCGGCCACCGTCCGGGTCCCGGCGGGCGCGCCCCCGGCGTCGGAGGTGCGGCCGGTCCTGACCGCGCCGGCCGGGTGGACCGTCGGCGCGGCGGCACCGCCCTCGGTCGCGCGGATCGACGGCGGCGCGTCGGCGACGTTCACCTGGCCGGTCACCGCTCCCGCCACCATGGACACCTCGGCGCTGACGGTGCGCGTCGGCTACCGGCAGGCCGGACGGCCCGGGACCGTGACGGACGAACGGATCGTCGGCGCGGTCCCGGCCGCGCCGCCCGCCGGGCAGGACGCGGTGAGCGACCTGCCGTTCCTGACCGCGGCCAACGGCTGGGGCCCGGTGGAACGCGACACGAGCAACGGCGAGGCGAACGCGGGCGACGGCAAGCCGATGACGATCGCCGGGACCGCGTACGCGAAGGGCCTGGGCGTCCACGCGCCGGGCGACGTCCAGCTCTACCTGGCCGGCGCCTGCACCCGCCTCACGGCCTCGGTCGGCGTCGACGGCGAAGTCGGCACCGCGGGCAGCGTCAGCTTCAGCGTCTCGGTGGACGGCACGACCCGGGTGACGACCCCGGTGCTGCGGGGCGGGCAGGCGGCCGCGTCGATCGACGTCGACGTCACCGGCGCCCAGGTCCTGGACCTGCTGGTGAACGACGGCGGCGACGGCAACGGCAACGACCACGCGGACTGGGCCCAGCCGACGCTGACCTGCGTCACGCCGCCTGCTCGCTGA
- a CDS encoding DUF6008 family protein, whose protein sequence is MTMPMSSMSGWDTAGAILIVLWALAMWAAVGVLAYANRGPVRPWVYRGSVALIGVGVIGQLGHLQEHVAQVGYWLGHPNSPSWMTPWGTGLANGLQMVLPNRPSFGMELLHLTGNFIFLAGLAGVMVITRRATKTRTRRWGKMGVWMQGLHGLEHLVLTLSVAFGSRAIGLSTFFGLIDPGPGLTTYRVWWHFIANVIGTVIFGLALYNLWKERRAIRATYVVRPAPVLSEQAA, encoded by the coding sequence ATGACCATGCCCATGTCATCGATGTCGGGGTGGGACACCGCGGGCGCGATACTGATCGTGCTGTGGGCGCTCGCCATGTGGGCGGCCGTCGGGGTCCTGGCCTACGCCAACCGCGGGCCGGTGCGCCCGTGGGTCTACCGCGGTTCGGTGGCGCTGATCGGCGTCGGGGTGATCGGGCAGCTCGGGCACCTGCAGGAGCACGTCGCCCAGGTCGGCTACTGGCTCGGCCACCCGAACTCGCCGTCCTGGATGACGCCGTGGGGCACCGGCCTGGCCAACGGGCTGCAGATGGTCCTGCCGAACCGGCCGAGCTTCGGCATGGAACTGCTCCACCTGACCGGGAACTTCATCTTCCTCGCCGGCCTGGCCGGCGTCATGGTGATCACCCGCCGCGCCACGAAGACCCGGACCCGCCGCTGGGGGAAGATGGGCGTCTGGATGCAGGGCCTGCACGGGCTCGAGCACCTGGTGCTGACCCTGTCGGTGGCGTTCGGTTCGCGCGCGATCGGCCTGTCGACGTTCTTCGGCCTCATCGACCCGGGCCCGGGCCTGACCACCTACCGCGTCTGGTGGCACTTCATCGCGAACGTCATCGGCACGGTCATCTTCGGGCTGGCGCTCTACAACCTGTGGAAGGAGCGCCGGGCGATCCGCGCGACCTACGTCGTCCGCCCGGCGCCCGTCCTCAGCGAGCAGGCGGCGTGA
- a CDS encoding LysE family transporter — protein MTGALVAGLLAGYGIAIPVGAVATYLVALTARTSLKTGLAAALGVATADGVYALVAVLGGAAIAGVITPVAQPLKLVSAAILIVLAVRGAVHALRRGPAADRPVTVLGAGRAYVSLLGITLVNPTTVVYFTALVVGDRAGTAVTALDQAVFVLAAFAASASWQALLAGGGALLGRVLTGPRGRLVTALVSSAVITALAVRLVLS, from the coding sequence GTGACGGGCGCGCTGGTCGCCGGCCTGCTGGCCGGCTACGGCATCGCGATCCCCGTCGGGGCCGTGGCGACCTACCTCGTCGCGCTCACCGCCCGGACCTCACTCAAGACCGGCCTCGCCGCCGCACTCGGCGTCGCGACCGCCGACGGCGTGTACGCGCTGGTGGCGGTCCTCGGCGGCGCCGCGATCGCCGGGGTGATCACGCCCGTCGCGCAACCGCTCAAACTGGTGTCCGCGGCGATCCTGATCGTGCTGGCCGTGCGCGGTGCGGTCCACGCCCTGCGTCGCGGGCCGGCGGCCGACCGGCCGGTGACCGTGCTCGGCGCCGGGCGCGCGTACGTCAGCCTGCTCGGGATCACCCTGGTCAACCCGACCACGGTCGTCTACTTCACCGCGCTGGTCGTCGGCGACCGGGCCGGAACCGCCGTCACCGCCCTCGACCAGGCGGTGTTCGTGCTGGCCGCGTTCGCCGCGTCGGCGAGCTGGCAAGCGCTCCTCGCCGGCGGCGGCGCTCTGCTCGGCCGGGTCCTGACCGGGCCGCGCGGCCGGCTCGTGACGGCGCTCGTGTCGAGTGCGGTGATCACCGCACTGGCCGTCCGGCTTGTCCTGTCGTGA